In a genomic window of Bacteroidota bacterium:
- a CDS encoding sterol desaturase family protein gives MNILLNIAIVVVTFFFMEFVAWFTHKYVMHGFMWFLHRDHHEPHHGFFEKNDWFAFIFAIPSAWLWYLGVAHQNDWLFYIGIGIATYGVAYFLVHDVIVHQRIKILRTWNNSYVRAIRRAHKIHHKKMVKEGGESFGFVIVPGKYWEKKSI, from the coding sequence ATGAATATTTTACTAAATATCGCAATCGTAGTAGTAACCTTTTTTTTCATGGAGTTTGTTGCATGGTTTACACATAAATATGTGATGCATGGATTTATGTGGTTTTTACACCGCGATCATCATGAACCACATCATGGTTTTTTCGAAAAGAATGATTGGTTTGCTTTTATTTTTGCAATACCTTCAGCTTGGCTTTGGTATTTGGGAGTTGCACACCAAAACGATTGGTTATTTTATATTGGAATTGGTATAGCTACTTACGGTGTTGCTTATTTTTTAGTACACGATGTAATTGTACATCAACGAATTAAAATACTTCGTACATGGAATAATTCCTATGTAAGGGCCATACGAAGAGCCCATAAAATACACCACAAAAAAATGGTAAAGGAAGGCGGCGAATCCTTTGGTTTTGTAATTGTTCCCGGTAAATACTGGGAAAAAAAATCTATTTAA
- a CDS encoding FAD-dependent monooxygenase, with protein sequence MSTQKNISLIGSGLVGSLLAIILAKRNHRVNIYERRPDMRKNTGVAGRSINLALSDRGWKALDAVGIGDEIRKIAIPMYGRYIHNMDGSTAYQAYGKENQAIYSVSRGGINCKLMDLAEQQSNVKIHFDERCDIVDLKSNSAVFENTNTKKRNTIHSDLIISSDGAFSAGRLAIQLNTDRFNYQQYYIDCGYKELTIPAGENGSFLIEKNALHIWPRGKFMMIALPNFDGSFTCTLFFPFEGEHSFEALKEKNAVLPFFTTYFADAVALMPTLIEDFMNNPTSSLVTVKCFPWTISDKLALIGDAAHAIVPFFGQGMNCGFEDCTVFNQLLDEYNEDWEKVFKAYEISRKPDSDAIADLAIGNFVEMRDLVGQPKFLLQKKIEANFSTKHPEKWITAYSMVTFSPEIRYSDALRKGKEQQAIMDEVMALPDIEKKWDSPEVEALILSKL encoded by the coding sequence ATGAGCACTCAAAAAAACATTAGCTTAATCGGTTCCGGTCTTGTTGGTTCACTCCTCGCAATTATTTTAGCAAAGCGCAATCATCGTGTAAACATATACGAAAGAAGGCCCGACATGCGTAAAAATACCGGAGTAGCCGGACGCTCCATCAATTTGGCATTGAGCGATCGTGGTTGGAAAGCGCTTGATGCCGTTGGTATTGGTGATGAAATTCGCAAAATAGCTATTCCAATGTATGGACGCTATATTCACAATATGGACGGCAGCACAGCTTATCAAGCATACGGAAAAGAAAATCAAGCAATTTATTCGGTTTCAAGAGGCGGAATTAATTGCAAATTAATGGACTTAGCCGAACAACAAAGTAATGTAAAAATTCATTTTGACGAACGCTGTGATATAGTTGATTTGAAAAGCAATTCGGCTGTTTTTGAAAATACGAATACAAAAAAAAGAAATACGATACACTCCGATTTAATTATTAGTAGCGATGGTGCATTCTCGGCCGGACGTTTGGCAATTCAATTAAATACCGATCGCTTTAATTACCAGCAATACTACATCGATTGTGGTTACAAAGAATTAACTATCCCTGCAGGAGAAAATGGAAGTTTTTTGATTGAAAAAAACGCACTTCATATTTGGCCTAGAGGTAAATTCATGATGATTGCGCTACCTAACTTTGATGGAAGTTTTACCTGTACCTTATTTTTTCCATTTGAAGGTGAACACTCTTTTGAAGCGTTAAAAGAAAAGAACGCTGTTTTGCCGTTTTTTACTACCTATTTTGCGGATGCAGTTGCTTTAATGCCAACTTTAATTGAGGATTTCATGAACAATCCCACCTCTTCGTTGGTTACAGTTAAGTGTTTTCCTTGGACTATTTCAGATAAACTAGCATTAATAGGTGATGCAGCACATGCCATTGTTCCCTTTTTTGGACAAGGGATGAATTGCGGATTTGAAGATTGTACGGTGTTTAATCAGTTGTTGGATGAGTACAATGAGGATTGGGAAAAGGTTTTTAAAGCATATGAAATTAGCCGTAAGCCCGATTCGGACGCAATTGCAGATTTAGCCATCGGTAATTTTGTTGAGATGCGCGATTTAGTTGGTCAACCAAAATTTTTATTGCAAAAAAAGATTGAAGCAAATTTTAGCACCAAACACCCTGAAAAATGGATTACAGCCTATTCAATGGTTACGTTTAGTCCCGAAATACGCTACTCTGATGCGCTTCGCAAGGGTAAGGAACAACAAGCAATAATGGATGAAGTAATGGCATTGCCTGATATTGAGAAAAAGTGGGACAGCCCGGAAGTAGAGGCTTTAATTTTAAGTAAGTTGTAA
- a CDS encoding carotenoid biosynthesis protein yields MELKKLDLLTYAKLFLVIIYIVGIVGMVYYRDFFSSLTPFNLIAAAALLFYFHTPKNKTLFQFIAFVGCAGFAIELYGVQTGKLFGSYQYGESLGIKINGTPPIIGLNWVVLTYCTAMMVYSLRLSIYLKSFIAAVLMVIFDYFIELYAAHADFWYWQNDQIPLQNFIAWFIFGFFFNLLFFNFKFETKNPFAFFLYAIQLLFFIILNLHYHFFHAA; encoded by the coding sequence ATGGAATTAAAAAAGCTCGATCTGCTCACTTACGCTAAATTGTTTTTAGTCATTATTTACATAGTGGGTATCGTGGGTATGGTGTATTATCGAGATTTTTTTAGTTCACTCACTCCATTTAATTTAATTGCAGCAGCAGCTTTGTTGTTTTATTTTCACACACCAAAAAACAAAACTCTTTTTCAGTTTATTGCTTTTGTAGGCTGCGCAGGTTTTGCTATTGAATTATATGGTGTTCAAACCGGAAAATTATTTGGTAGTTATCAGTATGGAGAATCACTTGGTATTAAAATAAATGGTACCCCTCCCATTATTGGCCTCAATTGGGTTGTATTAACCTATTGCACAGCCATGATGGTATATTCACTTCGCTTGAGCATTTATTTAAAATCATTTATAGCCGCTGTTCTCATGGTTATTTTCGATTACTTTATTGAATTATATGCAGCTCATGCCGATTTTTGGTACTGGCAAAACGATCAAATCCCTTTACAGAATTTTATAGCCTGGTTTATTTTTGGATTCTTTTTTAACCTTTTATTTTTCAATTTCAAATTCGAAACTAAAAACCCTTTTGCATTTTTTCTATACGCTATTCAATTACTCTTTTTTATTATTTTAAATTTGCATTATCATTTTTTTCACGCTGCTTAA
- a CDS encoding lycopene cyclase domain-containing protein, whose product MPIYLYIDILVILFPFLLSFDKKVAYYKKWKYLFPAILISGAFFVAWDMLFTQLHVWSFNPAYLLGINIGNLPLEEVLFFWVVPFSCVFVYEVLIAYVPKDLLAPFSSKINLLFLAFFSVFGLIFSSKIYTLFQCLLLVITLIYHIRFTKVHYLGRFYAAYAICLIPFLIMNGFLTSLPIVIYNDAYNSGIRIGTIPLEDSFYCLLLLLVNITIYERFKKAASR is encoded by the coding sequence ATGCCCATTTATCTTTATATTGATATACTGGTTATATTATTTCCATTTTTGCTGAGTTTCGACAAAAAAGTAGCTTATTATAAAAAATGGAAATATTTATTTCCGGCAATACTTATTTCAGGAGCATTCTTTGTTGCATGGGATATGCTCTTTACCCAATTGCATGTTTGGAGTTTTAATCCGGCCTATTTGCTTGGAATTAACATTGGTAATTTACCTCTAGAGGAAGTATTGTTTTTTTGGGTAGTTCCTTTCAGTTGTGTTTTTGTGTATGAGGTACTAATAGCATATGTTCCTAAAGATTTACTTGCACCTTTTTCATCTAAAATCAACCTGCTTTTTCTTGCTTTTTTTAGTGTATTTGGATTGATTTTTTCATCCAAAATATACACTTTGTTTCAGTGCTTACTTTTAGTGATTACCTTAATTTATCACATACGTTTTACTAAAGTTCATTACTTAGGAAGATTTTATGCAGCTTATGCAATTTGCCTAATTCCCTTTTTAATTATGAATGGGTTTCTCACCAGCCTTCCTATAGTAATTTACAACGATGCTTATAACTCTGGAATACGCATTGGAACAATCCCTCTGGAAGATAGTTTTTATTGCCTCTTGTTATTGCTAGTTAATATAACCATTTACGAGCGTTTTAAAAAAGCAGCTTCCCGTTAA